Proteins encoded by one window of Blautia argi:
- a CDS encoding aldehyde dehydrogenase: MEMAYLVQKQRAFFQKGVTKSLTFRKKSLERLEKGIYSYEKKIHQALLADLGKSEFESYMTEVGMTLSELSYVKKKVSDWAKPCPVFTPLAQFPAKSFEVTEPYGVVLIMSPWNYPFMLCMEPLIGAIAAGNCCVVKPSAYAPHTSAVLKELLSFLFPPEFVAVVEGGREENSLLLEQRFDYIFFTGGKAVGRLVLEKAAVHLTPVTLELGGKSPCIVDETADLKMAAKRLVFGKYLNSGQTCVAPDYLLVQETVKEPFLKYVKAWIHQMLGENPLDNPDYPRMINKKHYDRVLDLLQGEKIAEGGYGREESLQIAPTILEKVSSDAPVMQEEIFGPVLPVLTYASIEEAEDFISSREKPLALYLFTTNKATEQRILKNLSFGGGCINDTIIHLATPYMGFGGVGASGMGSYHGKKSFDTFSHRKSIVKKGNYLDLPVRYQPYTKVKKQFLRMFLK, encoded by the coding sequence ATGGAGATGGCTTATCTGGTACAAAAGCAGAGAGCATTTTTTCAGAAGGGAGTGACCAAATCTCTGACTTTTCGGAAAAAATCTCTGGAAAGGCTTGAGAAGGGAATTTATTCCTATGAAAAGAAGATTCATCAGGCGCTTTTGGCTGACCTTGGAAAATCAGAATTTGAGTCTTATATGACAGAGGTGGGAATGACCCTTTCAGAATTGTCCTATGTGAAAAAAAAGGTTTCAGACTGGGCAAAGCCATGTCCCGTTTTTACGCCTCTGGCCCAGTTTCCGGCAAAGAGCTTTGAGGTGACAGAACCATATGGTGTCGTGCTGATTATGTCCCCCTGGAATTATCCTTTTATGCTGTGCATGGAGCCGCTGATTGGCGCCATTGCGGCAGGAAACTGCTGTGTGGTAAAGCCCTCAGCCTATGCACCCCATACATCGGCTGTACTCAAAGAGCTGCTTTCTTTTCTTTTTCCGCCGGAGTTTGTAGCAGTGGTAGAGGGAGGCAGAGAAGAAAACAGCCTTCTCTTGGAGCAACGCTTTGACTATATTTTCTTTACCGGAGGAAAGGCAGTGGGTCGGCTTGTGCTTGAAAAGGCAGCCGTGCATCTGACTCCGGTGACACTGGAGCTGGGAGGAAAAAGTCCCTGTATTGTAGATGAAACTGCGGATTTAAAAATGGCGGCAAAGCGTCTGGTGTTCGGAAAATATTTAAACAGCGGTCAGACCTGTGTGGCGCCGGATTATCTTCTGGTACAGGAAACGGTAAAGGAGCCGTTTCTTAAGTATGTAAAAGCATGGATACATCAGATGCTGGGAGAGAACCCTCTGGACAATCCTGATTATCCCAGAATGATAAACAAAAAGCATTATGACCGGGTGTTAGACCTTTTGCAGGGAGAAAAAATTGCAGAAGGAGGCTATGGCAGGGAAGAGAGCCTGCAGATAGCCCCTACCATACTGGAGAAAGTTTCTTCGGACGCCCCTGTGATGCAGGAGGAAATTTTCGGTCCGGTGCTTCCGGTTCTGACCTATGCTTCCATAGAGGAAGCGGAAGACTTTATCAGCAGCAGGGAAAAACCTCTGGCGCTTTATCTCTTTACTACAAATAAAGCAACAGAACAGAGAATTTTGAAAAATCTTTCTTTTGGCGGCGGCTGCATCAATGATACCATTATTCATCTTGCAACACCGTATATGGGCTTTGGCGGCGTGGGAGCAAGCGGAATGGGAAGCTATCATGGAAAAAAGAGTTTTGATACCTTCAGTCACAGAAAAAGTATAGTGAAAAAGGGAAATTATCTGGATTTACCTGTGCGGTATCAACCCTATACAAAAGTAAAAAAACAGTTTTTGCGTATGTTTTTAAAATGA
- a CDS encoding HAD family hydrolase, whose protein sequence is MIKLIASDLDGTLLQNGARTLSDTVIEQIKQLKKMGILFVAASGRQYTNLRRLFEPVCDEIAYVCENGAMVVYKGKILHKDVFERELAEEILHSILKKERAELVVSGEKTVYLQPKTEDFRKYMIDFVKNNTTILPDIFQVPEDMIKISVYEENSAEFIAPFWKKAFGDRATVVTSGLSWLDMMPMSADKGNGIRVLKRHLLITEEECAAFGDNFNDLEMLQEVAYGFAVGSAKKEVRQTAGRTAQTVEAVLEKIIEQGGNWYE, encoded by the coding sequence ATGATAAAGCTCATAGCCAGTGATTTAGACGGAACGCTTCTCCAAAATGGTGCAAGAACCCTTTCTGACACCGTGATAGAGCAGATAAAGCAACTGAAAAAAATGGGAATTCTGTTTGTGGCAGCCAGCGGAAGACAGTATACAAATCTCAGACGGCTGTTTGAACCGGTCTGTGACGAAATTGCCTATGTTTGCGAAAACGGGGCAATGGTTGTCTATAAAGGGAAAATTTTACATAAAGATGTTTTTGAGCGGGAATTGGCAGAGGAAATCCTGCATAGCATATTGAAGAAAGAACGGGCAGAGCTGGTAGTTTCCGGAGAGAAAACGGTTTATCTGCAGCCAAAGACAGAGGATTTCCGGAAATATATGATTGATTTTGTGAAAAATAACACAACCATTCTGCCGGATATTTTTCAGGTACCTGAGGATATGATTAAGATTTCCGTATATGAGGAAAACAGTGCAGAGTTTATTGCACCTTTTTGGAAAAAAGCCTTTGGGGACAGAGCAACTGTGGTGACCTCAGGGCTTTCCTGGCTGGATATGATGCCTATGAGTGCAGATAAGGGCAATGGGATTCGGGTGCTGAAAAGACATCTTCTCATAACGGAGGAGGAATGTGCAGCTTTTGGGGATAACTTTAATGATTTGGAAATGTTGCAGGAGGTCGCCTATGGCTTTGCAGTGGGCAGCGCCAAGAAGGAAGTTCGGCAGACAGCAGGAAGAACCGCTCAAACCGTGGAAGCGGTATTGGAAAAAATAATAGAACAGGGAGGAAATTGGTATGAATGA
- a CDS encoding ABC transporter permease has product MKEKLRNTTSKFWTVSAVTVLLILWQAVSMAGLIPDFMLPSPIDVVKAFAGDFRLLMEHARVTLLEAALGLFCGISVGFLMAVIMERFDKVYKAFYPLIVLTQTIPTVAIAPLLVLWFGYEMLPKVILIVVVTFFPITVGLLDGFRSADKDMINLMRSMGAGEFQIFRYIKLPGARSHFFASLRISVSYSVVGAVISEWLGGFSGLGVYMTRVKKAFAYDKMFAVIFLISIISLLLMKLVEFLQRKSMPWEHVK; this is encoded by the coding sequence TTGAAAGAAAAGTTACGAAACACCACCAGTAAATTTTGGACAGTGTCCGCAGTGACAGTGCTTCTTATCTTATGGCAGGCAGTTTCCATGGCAGGGCTGATTCCTGATTTTATGCTGCCGTCGCCGATTGATGTGGTGAAAGCCTTTGCAGGAGATTTCAGACTTTTAATGGAACATGCCAGAGTAACTCTTTTAGAGGCTGCACTGGGACTTTTCTGTGGAATTTCGGTGGGCTTTCTTATGGCCGTAATTATGGAACGGTTCGATAAGGTATACAAGGCCTTTTATCCCCTGATTGTTCTGACACAGACCATCCCCACAGTCGCCATTGCACCTCTTTTGGTACTGTGGTTTGGATATGAAATGCTTCCAAAGGTAATTCTCATTGTAGTGGTAACCTTTTTTCCGATTACTGTGGGGCTTTTGGACGGCTTTCGGTCTGCAGATAAGGATATGATAAATCTCATGCGTTCCATGGGCGCCGGGGAATTTCAGATATTCCGCTATATTAAGCTTCCGGGTGCAAGAAGTCATTTTTTTGCAAGCCTCAGAATCTCCGTGTCCTACTCTGTGGTAGGCGCTGTGATTTCAGAATGGCTGGGTGGCTTCAGCGGACTTGGCGTTTATATGACCAGAGTAAAAAAGGCATTTGCCTATGATAAAATGTTTGCCGTGATTTTTCTGATTTCCATTATCAGTCTTCTGCTTATGAAGCTGGTGGAGTTTCTTCAGAGAAAATCCATGCCCTGGGAGCATGTCAAATAA
- a CDS encoding glyoxalase, which produces MNEYSEECILTFLRNQEQLFTEPVAETEEEAEAFLEDCMAVVVDSLKEVREYFEENGMDVEDMSMEELEDASEVFPLPNGQYLIVEG; this is translated from the coding sequence ATGAATGAATACAGCGAAGAGTGCATTTTAACATTTTTGAGAAATCAGGAGCAGCTTTTTACCGAGCCTGTGGCAGAAACCGAAGAAGAGGCAGAAGCATTTTTAGAGGATTGCATGGCAGTTGTTGTGGATTCTTTAAAGGAAGTCAGGGAATATTTTGAAGAAAACGGTATGGATGTGGAGGATATGTCCATGGAGGAACTGGAGGACGCAAGCGAGGTTTTTCCTCTGCCAAACGGACAGTATCTGATTGTAGAGGGATAG
- a CDS encoding DUF2325 domain-containing protein translates to MSIVIIIGGNERMVTRYENLCENYGCKAKVFVKEHGSIKKKMGCPDLLLMFTNTVSHKMVMNASQEAKRNKIPIVRIHRASTAALQSVLEDIKGGVIHA, encoded by the coding sequence ATGAGTATTGTAATTATTATCGGAGGAAATGAACGAATGGTAACCAGATATGAAAATCTCTGTGAGAATTATGGGTGTAAGGCAAAGGTGTTTGTAAAGGAACATGGTTCTATTAAGAAAAAAATGGGGTGTCCGGATTTGCTTTTAATGTTTACCAATACGGTTTCTCACAAAATGGTGATGAATGCCTCCCAGGAGGCCAAACGAAATAAAATTCCCATTGTGAGAATACACAGGGCAAGTACGGCTGCGCTGCAGTCTGTTTTGGAGGATATTAAGGGAGGTGTGATTCATGCTTGA
- a CDS encoding ABC transporter ATP-binding protein — protein sequence MAQLEVSHVTKTFEDKRVLENVSLHLGDKELVALLGVSGGGKTTLFNVISGILKPDSGQVLLDGEDITGRPGQVSYMLQKDLLLPYRTIEDNVALPLIIRGEKKKQARKLVQPYFQEFGLEGTQKKYPVQLSGGMRQRAALLRTYMFSRKIALLDEPFSALDTLTKSAMHKWYLQVMEQIHLSTIFITHDIDEAILLADRIYLLTGNPGRITEELVIKEPKPRSEDFNLTQEFLKYKRYILKKIEENK from the coding sequence ATGGCACAGCTAGAGGTTTCCCATGTGACAAAAACCTTTGAAGACAAAAGGGTTTTAGAAAACGTGTCCCTTCATCTGGGGGATAAGGAACTGGTTGCACTTCTGGGAGTCAGCGGAGGAGGCAAAACGACACTGTTTAATGTGATTTCCGGTATCTTAAAGCCAGACAGCGGGCAGGTGCTTTTAGACGGTGAGGACATTACAGGTAGGCCGGGGCAGGTCAGCTATATGCTTCAAAAGGATTTGCTTCTGCCCTATCGCACCATTGAGGATAATGTGGCTTTGCCCCTGATTATCAGGGGAGAGAAGAAAAAACAAGCGAGAAAGCTGGTACAGCCTTATTTTCAGGAATTTGGGCTGGAGGGTACTCAGAAAAAATATCCGGTTCAACTGTCCGGAGGTATGCGACAGAGAGCAGCCCTTCTCAGAACCTATATGTTTTCCAGGAAAATCGCACTTTTAGATGAGCCTTTTTCTGCTTTGGATACCCTGACCAAGAGCGCTATGCACAAATGGTATCTTCAGGTTATGGAGCAGATTCATCTGTCCACAATTTTTATCACTCATGATATAGACGAAGCCATTTTGTTGGCAGACCGGATTTATCTCCTCACAGGAAATCCGGGAAGAATCACAGAAGAGCTTGTTATCAAAGAACCAAAGCCAAGGTCAGAGGATTTTAATCTGACACAGGAATTTTTGAAGTATAAAAGATATATTTTAAAGAAAATAGAAGAAAATAAATAG
- a CDS encoding HAD family hydrolase: MYKACIFDLDGTIADTVESIAYVGNKTLRHFHLEELPVESYNFYAGDGADELVRRMLQAVPGGAQADYEAVRVLYRKWFGENPFYHVKPFDGILELLDGLKEQGIKIAVFSNKPHEAAVEVVERIFGKDRFHKVQGQTANIPRKPSPVGALAIAEEFQISPKECIYCGDTNTDMDTGKAAGMFTIGVTWGFRPRKELEEHHADKIVDRPGEILDFAKGKEKER; encoded by the coding sequence ATGTATAAGGCTTGTATTTTTGACCTGGACGGAACCATTGCAGATACGGTGGAGTCCATCGCCTATGTGGGAAATAAGACCCTGCGGCATTTTCATCTGGAGGAGCTTCCGGTAGAGTCCTATAACTTTTATGCAGGGGACGGGGCTGACGAGCTGGTAAGAAGAATGCTGCAGGCAGTTCCAGGAGGAGCGCAGGCGGATTATGAGGCAGTGCGGGTTTTGTATCGGAAATGGTTTGGAGAGAATCCTTTTTACCATGTAAAGCCTTTTGATGGAATTTTAGAACTTTTAGACGGATTAAAGGAGCAGGGGATCAAAATAGCTGTTTTTTCTAATAAACCACATGAAGCAGCAGTAGAAGTTGTGGAGAGAATTTTCGGAAAAGACAGATTTCACAAGGTGCAGGGGCAGACAGCGAACATTCCGAGAAAGCCTTCTCCTGTAGGAGCCCTTGCCATTGCAGAGGAATTTCAGATTTCTCCAAAAGAGTGTATTTACTGCGGAGATACCAATACAGATATGGATACCGGAAAGGCAGCGGGAATGTTTACCATAGGCGTAACCTGGGGCTTTCGTCCAAGAAAAGAGCTGGAAGAGCATCACGCGGATAAAATCGTGGATCGTCCCGGTGAAATTCTGGATTTTGCAAAAGGGAAGGAAAAGGAGAGGTAG
- a CDS encoding thiamine-binding protein, giving the protein MNASVAIQTLPEAKDDEELIRIVDEVIAYIKSTGNNYYVGPFETTIEGDYDELMDIVKECQHIAVKAGAPSVAAYIKVSYKPEGDVLSIERKVTKHHQ; this is encoded by the coding sequence ATGAACGCAAGTGTAGCAATTCAGACATTGCCGGAGGCAAAGGACGACGAGGAATTAATCCGTATTGTTGATGAGGTGATTGCCTACATCAAAAGCACAGGAAACAATTATTATGTAGGACCTTTTGAAACCACGATTGAAGGGGACTATGATGAGCTTATGGACATTGTAAAGGAATGTCAGCATATTGCAGTGAAAGCAGGAGCTCCGTCTGTAGCTGCTTACATCAAGGTCAGCTATAAGCCGGAAGGAGATGTGCTGAGTATTGAAAGAAAAGTTACGAAACACCACCAGTAA
- a CDS encoding Maf family protein, whose product MKEIILASASPRRRELLSQAGIPFLVKPSQAEEHITATDPGEAVEELSLLKCRDIYMKTKGDVLVIGADTVVAAEGEILGKPSGKEEAVQMLRMLQGKEHQVYTGVTLMEREGKTERVHTFYEKTQVCFYTMTEEEIRAYVETGESMDKAGAYGIQGRFAIFIKEIHGDYNNVVGLPLARLYQECKKLGIEIKEW is encoded by the coding sequence ATGAAAGAAATTATACTTGCAAGCGCATCACCAAGACGGCGGGAACTGCTGTCGCAGGCAGGAATTCCTTTTCTTGTAAAGCCAAGCCAGGCAGAGGAACACATAACTGCCACAGATCCGGGAGAGGCGGTAGAGGAATTATCTCTGTTAAAATGCCGTGATATTTATATGAAAACAAAAGGAGATGTTCTGGTTATTGGCGCAGATACCGTAGTTGCCGCAGAAGGGGAGATTCTGGGAAAGCCCTCGGGCAAGGAAGAGGCCGTGCAGATGCTGCGTATGCTTCAGGGGAAGGAGCACCAGGTTTATACCGGAGTTACCCTTATGGAAAGAGAAGGGAAAACAGAACGTGTCCATACCTTTTATGAGAAAACGCAGGTTTGCTTTTATACCATGACAGAAGAAGAAATCCGGGCTTATGTGGAAACAGGAGAGTCCATGGATAAGGCGGGCGCTTATGGAATCCAGGGGAGATTCGCAATTTTCATAAAAGAAATTCACGGAGATTACAACAATGTAGTGGGCCTGCCCCTGGCAAGGTTGTATCAGGAATGCAAAAAGCTGGGAATAGAGATAAAGGAGTGGTAA
- a CDS encoding DUF3793 family protein: protein MEELKETLQKWQQVFREKGLDLMVMRFHEKRALLYVYRKSRLIQDLSCRETREILEAEGYVYEQYLQALVCLKERLLSGEKFPHEIGLFLGYPREDVKGFMENKGRNCKCCGCWKVYCNECEAKETFRKFKKCEQVYAQLYSGGRPVKKMIVAA from the coding sequence ATGGAGGAATTAAAGGAAACCTTGCAGAAGTGGCAGCAGGTTTTCCGGGAAAAGGGACTGGATCTTATGGTTATGCGTTTTCATGAAAAAAGGGCGCTTCTTTATGTGTACAGAAAGAGCCGTCTTATACAGGATTTAAGCTGTCGGGAAACACGGGAAATACTGGAAGCAGAGGGATATGTGTATGAACAGTATCTGCAAGCTCTGGTCTGTCTGAAAGAAAGACTTTTAAGCGGAGAAAAATTTCCCCACGAAATCGGATTGTTTCTGGGATATCCCAGGGAGGACGTAAAAGGATTTATGGAAAACAAGGGAAGAAACTGCAAGTGTTGCGGCTGCTGGAAAGTATATTGCAATGAGTGCGAGGCAAAAGAAACCTTCCGTAAATTCAAAAAATGTGAACAGGTCTATGCACAGCTATATTCAGGAGGCAGACCGGTGAAAAAAATGATTGTAGCGGCATAA